In Entelurus aequoreus isolate RoL-2023_Sb linkage group LG02, RoL_Eaeq_v1.1, whole genome shotgun sequence, one genomic interval encodes:
- the LOC133630449 gene encoding golgin subfamily A member 6-like protein 4 has product MEQFDPHQREKMKASMSTLEYETKEAELLIMKETYSIKEETQDIKEDTHDLKEDTHNLKEALEHNKKALKKKEEALKEKEEARLLIMKEADSEREETHDLKEALKEKEEALKEKEEALKEKEEALKEKENALHLIMKEKQKALLLLLKETDSIREETRDIKEETHDLKEVLKEKKVALKEKKVALKEKKVALKKKKEALKEKEEALHLIKKETDTT; this is encoded by the coding sequence ATGGAGCAGTTCGATCCACACCAAAGGGAGAAGATGAAGGCCTCAATGAGTACGTTGGAGTACGAGACGAAAGAGGCAGAACTCCTCATTATGAAGGAGACTTACAGCATAAAAGAGGAGACTCAAGACATAAAAGAGGACACTCACGACTTAAAAGAGGACACTCACAACTTAAAAGAGGCCTTAGAGCATAACAAAAAGGCCTTGAAGAAGAAGGAAGAGGCCTTGAAGGAGAAGGAAGAGGCCAGACTCCTCATTATGAAGGAGGCTGACAGCGAAAGAGAGGAGACTCACGACTTAAAAGAGGCCTTGAAGGAGAAGGAAGAGGCCTTGAAGGAGAAGGAAGAGGCCTTGAAGGAGAAGGAAGAGGCCTTGAAGGAGAAGGAAAATGCCTTACACCTCATTATGAAGGAGAAACAAAAGGCCTTACTCCTCTTATTGAAGGAGACTGACAGCATAAGAGAGGAGACTCGCGACATAAAAGAGGAGACTCACGACTTAAAAGAGGTCTTGAAAGAGAAGAAAGTGGCCTTGAAGGAGAAGAAAGTGGCCTTGAAGGAGAAGAAAGTGGCcttgaagaagaagaaagaggccTTGAAGGAGAAGGAAGAGGCCTTACACCTCATTAAGAAGGAGACTGACACGACATAA